A window of the Butyricimonas faecalis genome harbors these coding sequences:
- the thiE gene encoding thiamine phosphate synthase produces the protein MRIYLVTDERLLFGKDLYRTVEAAVKGGVGMVQLREKESSTREFVERAIRLKEVLAPYGVPLIINDRVDVALASDADGVHVGQSDMPYEMVKRLLPEGKIIGLSVESPEQVLEANDYDLDYVAASPVFSTATKTNTIVEWGLDGLRWIKSVSRHPLVAIGGIHPDNVASIFQAGADSVAVVSAIISADDPERAAWELLEKSNKLH, from the coding sequence ATGCGAATCTATTTAGTTACGGATGAAAGGTTATTGTTCGGGAAGGATTTGTACCGTACGGTCGAGGCTGCCGTAAAAGGCGGGGTTGGCATGGTGCAATTACGGGAGAAAGAGTCGTCAACCCGAGAATTTGTTGAACGGGCAATCCGGTTAAAAGAAGTGTTGGCTCCTTACGGGGTTCCTTTGATTATTAATGACCGTGTGGACGTTGCGTTGGCGTCTGATGCTGATGGAGTACACGTGGGACAAAGCGATATGCCCTATGAAATGGTGAAACGGTTACTACCGGAAGGGAAGATCATCGGCTTATCCGTGGAGTCTCCGGAACAAGTGCTGGAGGCTAATGACTATGATTTGGATTATGTGGCAGCAAGCCCGGTGTTTTCAACTGCGACGAAAACAAATACCATCGTGGAATGGGGATTAGACGGTTTGCGCTGGATTAAGTCCGTTTCACGCCATCCGTTAGTTGCCATCGGAGGAATTCATCCCGATAACGTGGCGTCGATATTTCAAGCCGGAGCGGACAGCGTGGCGGTAGTTTCGGCGATTATCTCTGCCGATGATCCGGAACGTGCAGCATGGGAATTACTGGAAAAAAGTAATAAGTTGCACTAG
- the thiM gene encoding hydroxyethylthiazole kinase has translation MLNQIWENIQRVKAESPLVHNITNAVVMNNTANALLAAGASPIMAHALEEIDEMVALCRATVINIGTLDRFTVESMKAAIRRANEVGHPVILDPVGAGATSFRDQTLRDILAAGTPTFIRGNASEIMTMAGLSTQSKGVDSSESSLNSLDAAKALSQRVGCIVCVSGETDLVVENERVVYLYNGSPMMEKVTGLGCTASAILGAFAAVVKNPFMAAVSATAFMGVCGEIAVGMSQGPGTLQLHLYDVMYNLSQEQFMGMIRVSE, from the coding sequence ATGTTGAATCAAATTTGGGAAAATATCCAGCGGGTGAAGGCAGAATCTCCGCTGGTGCATAACATAACGAATGCCGTTGTGATGAATAACACGGCAAATGCATTGCTCGCCGCGGGGGCATCACCGATTATGGCACACGCCTTGGAAGAAATTGATGAGATGGTAGCTTTATGTCGTGCCACGGTAATAAACATTGGTACGTTGGATCGTTTTACCGTGGAATCCATGAAAGCGGCTATCCGACGGGCAAACGAAGTGGGACATCCCGTGATACTTGATCCCGTTGGAGCCGGAGCTACAAGTTTTCGCGATCAAACGTTGCGAGATATACTGGCAGCCGGAACCCCGACTTTTATACGGGGAAATGCTTCTGAGATTATGACTATGGCAGGATTATCAACACAATCCAAGGGTGTGGATAGTTCTGAATCTTCTTTAAATAGCCTTGATGCAGCCAAAGCGTTAAGCCAGCGTGTCGGGTGTATTGTTTGTGTTAGCGGGGAGACGGATTTAGTAGTAGAAAATGAACGGGTAGTATACCTGTATAACGGTTCACCGATGATGGAAAAAGTGACCGGTTTGGGGTGTACGGCTTCGGCTATTTTAGGTGCGTTTGCTGCGGTTGTAAAAAATCCTTTTATGGCTGCCGTTAGTGCTACCGCTTTCATGGGGGTATGTGGTGAGATCGCCGTGGGAATGTCTCAAGGCCCTGGAACATTACAACTTCATCTATATGATGTGATGTATAACTTGAGTCAAGAACAATTCATGGGAATGATACGAGTTTCAGAATAA
- a CDS encoding carboxypeptidase-like regulatory domain-containing protein codes for MNKKILSLIILFLGVFSTIQAQNDGRIRVKGVVLDETTRQPIAFANIGIIGTAAGAASDMDGLFELVVSEKLAVHMMRVSAVGYASTEMKVYEARDKGEIQILLKPVTYGIGEVDVTAESLVLKKLLENVVKNIGRNYIPRPYNYEGYFEYGVEVNDGEKKFKEAIVNIYDNEGYKRSNVEQTFKALNYNFSQVRRSGESGSAVDGLIYFDDIITADIVRNTRNILDLQNFRDFKLRSKGKFMYEGDSVQIVTYECLKPSLSNSGTANVTKFSGELYVELKSFAIIKNVMRVTSSAFNLLGRNLLLAGDSPRHEVMATITTNYKRVSSYYFLSGVSIVYTYKDGADRIKGEMQYQTTKVSVNKTTPIAGRVYYEEVPTDHNFWDRYTIYLEEEE; via the coding sequence ATGAACAAAAAAATACTATCATTAATTATTTTGTTTTTGGGTGTATTTTCGACCATACAAGCGCAAAATGACGGAAGAATTCGAGTAAAAGGTGTTGTACTGGACGAAACAACGCGACAACCTATTGCTTTTGCGAATATTGGAATTATTGGAACTGCGGCAGGGGCGGCTTCGGATATGGATGGTTTGTTTGAACTGGTTGTTTCGGAGAAATTGGCGGTTCACATGATGAGAGTCTCCGCTGTGGGATACGCGTCGACAGAGATGAAGGTGTACGAGGCAAGAGATAAAGGGGAGATACAAATTCTTTTGAAACCGGTTACTTACGGGATCGGAGAGGTGGATGTGACGGCCGAATCATTAGTGTTGAAGAAACTGTTGGAGAACGTGGTGAAGAATATCGGGAGGAATTATATTCCCCGTCCCTATAATTACGAGGGATATTTCGAATATGGTGTCGAGGTAAACGACGGGGAGAAGAAATTTAAGGAAGCGATTGTGAATATTTATGATAATGAAGGGTATAAGCGTTCAAATGTAGAGCAAACATTTAAAGCTTTGAATTACAATTTTTCGCAAGTTCGCCGGAGTGGAGAAAGTGGTTCTGCAGTTGACGGCTTGATCTATTTTGATGACATAATTACGGCAGACATTGTTCGTAATACCCGTAATATCCTGGATTTGCAAAACTTCCGTGACTTCAAGTTGAGAAGTAAAGGAAAATTTATGTATGAAGGCGATTCCGTGCAGATTGTTACTTATGAATGCTTGAAACCTTCCTTGTCAAATTCCGGTACGGCAAATGTAACGAAATTCAGCGGGGAATTATACGTAGAATTAAAGAGTTTCGCGATCATTAAGAACGTGATGCGTGTAACTTCTTCTGCGTTTAACCTCTTGGGACGTAATTTACTGCTTGCCGGAGATAGTCCCCGTCACGAGGTGATGGCCACAATCACAACAAACTATAAACGTGTCAGTTCATACTATTTTCTCAGTGGCGTAAGTATCGTTTACACTTACAAGGATGGAGCAGACCGGATTAAGGGAGAGATGCAGTACCAGACCACCAAGGTCAGTGTGAACAAGACCACCCCGATTGCCGGAAGAGTGTACTACGAGGAAGTACCCACCGATCACAATTTCTGGGATCGTTATACGATTTATCTGGAAGAAGAAGAATAA
- a CDS encoding Fic family protein, producing the protein MKYISVNEFARKYDISERTVRNYCANGKIEGAFLTGKTWNIPEDAGLPTHKRSKIKVMPLLAVLREQKEMKLKGGIYHRTQIDLTYNSNHIEGSRLTHDQTRYIFETNTIGITDESVNVDDIIETTNHFRCIDLIIDRAEERLTEELIKELHYILKSGTSDHRKDWFAVGSYKRLPNEVGGILTTPPEFVHREIKKLLTEYNMKKSKTFEDIIDLHQRFESIHPFQDGNGRVGRLIIFKECLANGFVPFIITDELKMFYYRGLQEWNRVRNYLLDTCLTAQDNYKEILTRFRIKYTE; encoded by the coding sequence ATGAAATACATTTCAGTGAATGAATTTGCCAGAAAATATGATATTTCGGAACGTACTGTGCGCAACTATTGTGCGAATGGGAAGATCGAGGGAGCATTTTTAACGGGTAAAACTTGGAATATACCTGAAGATGCGGGATTGCCCACGCATAAGCGTTCCAAAATAAAGGTTATGCCATTGCTTGCAGTGTTACGTGAACAAAAAGAAATGAAGTTAAAAGGGGGAATTTATCACCGTACGCAAATAGATCTCACGTATAATTCCAATCATATCGAAGGAAGTCGTTTAACTCATGACCAAACGCGTTATATTTTTGAAACGAACACGATCGGGATAACAGATGAAAGTGTGAACGTGGATGATATTATCGAGACAACTAACCATTTTCGCTGCATTGATCTGATTATTGACCGAGCGGAAGAGCGGCTCACAGAAGAGCTTATTAAAGAGTTGCATTATATCTTGAAATCTGGAACTTCTGATCATCGTAAAGATTGGTTTGCTGTTGGTAGTTACAAGCGTTTGCCAAATGAAGTTGGTGGTATTTTGACAACTCCTCCGGAGTTCGTACATCGGGAAATAAAAAAGTTATTGACTGAATACAATATGAAAAAGTCAAAGACCTTTGAGGATATTATTGACTTACATCAAAGATTCGAATCCATTCATCCGTTTCAAGATGGTAATGGACGTGTGGGGCGATTAATCATCTTCAAAGAGTGCCTGGCGAATGGTTTTGTCCCATTTATTATCACGGATGAGTTGAAAATGTTTTATTATCGCGGGTTACAGGAATGGAATCGAGTCAGGAATTATTTGCTTGATACTTGTCTTACGGCACAAGATAATTATAAAGAGATCTTAACTAGGTTTAGAATCAAATACACGGAGTAA
- a CDS encoding DUF2851 family protein → MTEEFLQYVWANSLFTSTVCVSTKGKKVEVLNVGFQNRDAGPDFFNAKVRIDDVVQVGNVEIHQKGSDWFRHAHEKNSAYNNVILSVVGEADVEVYDSCGREIDAITLLYDNRLWDEYVFMQGVPVEPRCHRHLKQIDSTRMEMLFTGYAVERLERKCKDIQVMLLETKNDWEECFYRMLVRYWSGNVNADVFAQLAQNLSYKKVIRSSESLFRVEALLLGYAGLLADVPETDEYALGLREEYEYQAAKFQLKAMNASQWKFMRIRPTAFPTVRLALLASLMMRFNFLLSSVLDASNISEIYGLLDVTASSYWDTHYKPGIVSMKQVKKLGDSMKNVIIINALIPFLFVYGKERGEERYCDKALQWLEELKAERNHVSEAWTRYGVKVNSALQSQALLQVKREYCDTHRCLHCKIGAEIFRRVGRD, encoded by the coding sequence ATGACAGAAGAGTTTTTGCAGTATGTATGGGCGAATTCGCTTTTCACGAGTACGGTATGTGTTTCAACCAAGGGGAAAAAAGTGGAAGTTTTGAATGTCGGTTTTCAGAATCGAGATGCCGGACCGGATTTCTTTAATGCTAAAGTGCGCATTGATGATGTCGTGCAAGTGGGGAACGTGGAGATTCATCAGAAAGGAAGTGATTGGTTTCGCCATGCTCACGAAAAGAATTCGGCTTATAATAATGTTATTCTCTCCGTGGTAGGTGAAGCCGACGTGGAAGTGTACGATTCTTGCGGTCGAGAAATTGATGCGATCACCTTGCTCTATGACAATCGGTTGTGGGATGAGTATGTTTTCATGCAGGGAGTACCCGTTGAACCCCGTTGCCATCGACACTTGAAACAGATCGATTCAACCCGCATGGAAATGTTATTCACAGGGTATGCGGTAGAACGTTTGGAACGTAAATGTAAAGATATTCAAGTGATGTTACTGGAGACTAAAAATGATTGGGAGGAATGTTTCTACCGGATGTTGGTACGTTATTGGTCGGGGAACGTAAATGCCGATGTTTTCGCCCAATTAGCCCAAAACTTATCTTACAAGAAAGTGATTCGTAGCAGTGAATCACTTTTCCGGGTAGAAGCTTTGCTTTTAGGATATGCCGGATTGTTGGCTGACGTACCGGAAACGGACGAGTATGCCCTTGGTTTACGGGAGGAATACGAGTACCAGGCTGCCAAATTTCAATTGAAAGCCATGAATGCTTCTCAATGGAAATTCATGCGGATTCGTCCGACCGCTTTTCCCACGGTTCGCCTGGCCTTGCTGGCTTCTTTGATGATGCGTTTCAATTTCTTGCTTTCCAGCGTACTGGATGCTTCAAATATATCGGAAATTTACGGATTATTGGATGTAACTGCTTCTTCTTATTGGGATACTCATTATAAACCGGGCATAGTTTCCATGAAACAGGTGAAGAAACTGGGGGATAGCATGAAAAATGTGATTATCATTAATGCCTTGATTCCATTCCTGTTTGTTTACGGGAAAGAACGGGGGGAAGAACGGTATTGTGATAAAGCGTTACAATGGCTGGAAGAGTTGAAGGCGGAACGTAATCATGTTTCAGAGGCATGGACTCGTTACGGGGTAAAAGTGAATTCTGCCTTGCAATCCCAAGCCTTGTTACAGGTGAAACGGGAATATTGCGATACGCATCGTTGTTTACATTGTAAAATAGGAGCGGAAATATTCCGTCGGGTAGGGAGAGATTGA
- a CDS encoding coiled-coil domain-containing protein, whose product MGNENLIKNKKDKTLMIIIGVLSAVLIILFVFFLVEKKENRENMIAITAEKEELQQELTDLSHHYDNLKTDNDTLNAKLVHEQEKIATLMNKMKKFRNDSYAEINRYKREIGTLKTVLRSYVVQIDSLNQLNQKLLAENKEVKKQMNWVRERNKTLEKKTEKMEETLEKANTLAVENFHVYPINKRDKETTLKKCFQLKADFTISRNITTKRGPRMIYLRITRPDGEVLAASSKSFFKFQNASLTYSAKREITYEGEKLDVAIYWPNDGSLTKGEYVADLFSDNQQIGSLKFILK is encoded by the coding sequence ATGGGAAACGAAAATTTAATTAAAAACAAGAAAGATAAGACGTTAATGATAATTATCGGGGTGTTGTCTGCAGTTTTAATTATACTTTTTGTATTTTTTCTTGTAGAGAAAAAAGAAAATAGAGAAAATATGATTGCCATTACGGCCGAAAAGGAAGAATTGCAACAAGAATTGACGGATCTGAGCCATCATTACGATAATCTGAAAACAGACAATGACACGCTAAACGCCAAACTCGTACACGAGCAGGAAAAGATTGCCACGCTGATGAATAAAATGAAGAAATTCCGGAACGATTCTTACGCCGAAATTAATCGTTACAAACGTGAAATCGGAACGTTGAAAACCGTTTTAAGAAGTTACGTGGTACAAATCGACTCGCTGAATCAACTGAATCAAAAACTACTTGCCGAGAACAAAGAGGTGAAAAAACAGATGAACTGGGTGCGCGAGCGTAACAAAACATTGGAAAAGAAAACAGAAAAAATGGAAGAGACACTGGAAAAAGCCAACACGTTGGCCGTTGAAAACTTCCACGTCTATCCCATCAACAAACGAGACAAGGAAACTACATTAAAAAAATGTTTTCAATTGAAAGCCGACTTCACCATTTCCCGTAATATCACGACAAAACGAGGACCGAGAATGATTTACCTGAGGATAACCCGGCCGGATGGAGAAGTTCTGGCTGCTTCCAGCAAATCATTCTTTAAATTCCAGAATGCATCCTTAACCTATTCCGCCAAAAGAGAGATCACGTACGAGGGAGAAAAGTTGGATGTTGCCATCTATTGGCCGAATGACGGTAGCTTGACGAAAGGAGAATATGTTGCCGATCTATTCTCGGATAATCAACAAATCGGTTCTCTCAAATTTATTTTAAAATAA
- a CDS encoding formate--tetrahydrofolate ligase → MKTDIEIANSIEIKPIYEIADKLGIDRDLLEPYGKYKAKLPLSLIDKSKIDGKKLVLVSAISPTPAGEGKTTISIGLTEGLNRIGKQATVVLREPSLGPVFGIKGGATGGGYSQVVPMEDINLHFTGDFGAIEKAHNLLAALIDNNIQNKTHSLNIDPRTVTWKRVMDMNDRSLRHIIVGLGGTSAGIPRETGFDITAASEVMAILCLSDDFEDLKNRLGNIFIGYTFDKKPIYARDLHAHGAMAALLKDAIKPNLVQTLEGNPAIIHGGPFANIAQGTNSIIATRMGLTLSDYVVTEAGFGFDLGAEKFFDIKCVKAGLKPNAVVMVATVRALKYHGGAKLDQLKEPNLEALRKGVGNLEKQVENMKKFNICPVVAINKFVTDTDEEIAFLADKCKELDVPMEVAEVWAKGGEGAENLARLVSKVAEQCTCSMKPLYDWEWSVEKKIETVAKELYGAAAIDYTAEAKSDLKKVMDLGLDKLPVCIAKTQKSLSDNPKLLGRPKDFVVTVRQIEIASGAGFIIPITGSIMRMPGLPDIPAAEKIDIDNNGKITGLF, encoded by the coding sequence ATGAAAACAGATATTGAAATCGCGAACTCGATAGAGATAAAACCGATCTACGAGATTGCAGATAAATTAGGTATTGATAGGGACTTACTGGAGCCTTACGGAAAATATAAAGCAAAATTACCGTTAAGCCTAATCGATAAATCAAAGATAGACGGTAAAAAACTAGTGCTTGTGTCTGCTATATCCCCAACCCCCGCAGGTGAAGGTAAAACAACTATTTCTATCGGTCTTACCGAAGGATTAAACCGGATAGGAAAACAGGCAACTGTTGTACTCCGCGAGCCTTCACTCGGTCCGGTATTCGGAATCAAAGGTGGTGCTACCGGTGGGGGTTATTCGCAAGTCGTTCCAATGGAAGATATTAACCTGCACTTCACAGGCGATTTCGGTGCCATCGAAAAAGCCCACAATCTGCTAGCAGCCCTCATTGACAATAATATTCAGAACAAAACACATTCACTGAACATCGATCCTCGCACGGTAACCTGGAAACGAGTCATGGACATGAACGATCGTTCCTTGCGCCACATTATCGTGGGATTGGGTGGTACCTCTGCCGGAATACCGCGGGAAACGGGATTTGACATCACCGCAGCCTCCGAGGTAATGGCTATTCTTTGCTTGTCGGATGATTTTGAGGATCTGAAGAATAGACTGGGTAATATCTTTATCGGCTACACGTTCGACAAAAAACCGATTTATGCACGGGATCTACATGCACACGGCGCTATGGCTGCTTTATTGAAGGATGCTATCAAACCGAACCTGGTGCAGACCCTGGAAGGTAATCCGGCCATCATACATGGTGGTCCGTTCGCGAATATCGCCCAAGGAACCAACTCAATCATTGCAACCCGCATGGGATTAACCCTCTCCGACTACGTGGTAACAGAGGCCGGATTCGGTTTTGACCTCGGTGCGGAGAAATTCTTCGATATCAAGTGTGTAAAAGCCGGATTAAAACCCAATGCCGTCGTTATGGTGGCAACTGTTCGGGCATTGAAATACCACGGAGGGGCCAAGTTGGATCAATTAAAAGAACCGAATCTGGAAGCGTTGCGGAAAGGTGTTGGCAACTTGGAAAAGCAGGTCGAAAACATGAAAAAATTCAACATCTGCCCTGTGGTAGCTATCAATAAATTCGTTACGGATACAGACGAAGAGATTGCATTCCTTGCCGATAAATGTAAAGAACTTGACGTACCCATGGAGGTAGCCGAAGTATGGGCAAAAGGCGGTGAAGGTGCGGAAAACCTAGCTCGTTTGGTTTCCAAGGTAGCAGAACAATGTACTTGTAGTATGAAGCCATTGTACGACTGGGAATGGAGCGTTGAAAAGAAAATTGAGACTGTTGCCAAAGAGTTATACGGGGCTGCTGCCATCGACTACACGGCAGAGGCAAAATCTGACTTGAAGAAAGTGATGGACTTGGGCTTGGATAAACTCCCGGTTTGTATAGCCAAGACACAGAAATCATTGTCGGATAACCCGAAATTACTTGGTCGCCCAAAAGATTTCGTGGTAACGGTTCGGCAGATTGAGATTGCATCCGGAGCCGGATTCATCATCCCGATCACGGGTAGCATCATGAGAATGCCCGGTTTACCGGATATCCCTGCTGCCGAGAAAATTGACATAGATAACAACGGTAAAATCACCGGATTGTTCTAA
- a CDS encoding carbohydrate-binding family 9-like protein — MDTIDIVKFPPYASNETLQALSYHLDRECNRITLKEINWPDRYPYRPATYFRMAYNEQYIFLKFDVYENEFRATEIRDCGHVWEDSCVELFLQLQDGDGYYNIEINAIGTILCAYGTGRKTRSLMPTEISTTILRDSTIKFNNENQNEAFYQWSLIIKFPHSAFFKHNFTPTSGSTIKGNIHKCGNKLPHPHFVTWHPILTEKPDFHRPEFFGTFIFK; from the coding sequence ATGGATACCATTGATATTGTCAAGTTTCCCCCGTACGCGAGTAACGAAACATTACAAGCGTTAAGCTACCACCTGGACCGGGAGTGTAATCGTATCACCTTAAAGGAAATAAACTGGCCGGACCGTTATCCTTATCGCCCGGCCACCTACTTCCGAATGGCTTATAATGAACAATATATTTTCCTGAAATTTGACGTGTACGAAAATGAATTCCGGGCCACGGAAATCAGGGATTGCGGGCACGTGTGGGAAGATTCCTGCGTGGAACTTTTCCTTCAATTGCAAGACGGGGACGGATATTACAATATTGAAATCAATGCCATCGGTACGATTTTATGTGCTTACGGAACGGGGCGGAAAACGCGCAGTCTCATGCCGACAGAAATAAGTACCACCATTCTCAGGGATTCTACCATAAAATTTAACAACGAGAATCAAAATGAAGCTTTTTATCAATGGTCGCTGATTATCAAATTTCCCCATTCGGCTTTTTTCAAACACAACTTTACCCCCACTTCCGGAAGTACGATCAAGGGAAACATCCATAAATGTGGGAACAAACTGCCCCATCCCCACTTTGTTACTTGGCACCCGATTTTAACGGAGAAACCGGATTTTCACCGACCGGAATTCTTCGGAACATTCATTTTTAAATAA
- a CDS encoding metallophosphoesterase has protein sequence MKTGLIILIVGICCVLLNDSLLFLQIRHYFKRKIYSYLFWLHSLFFVACIVWYHLFIPTLTGPEAYFWVEKCISIILLFYTPKTLYIIVNAFSILLRKVKCIPAARIVSRLALGIALVCFVVILNGITWYRYSYKIEQETVCIKTLPDSFNGFRIVQLTDLHLGSYGKHYPGITKLVDEVNRLNPDLIVFTGDMVNSFASEMDPWIETLKKLKAKYGKYATTGNHDYGTYVKWPTKTDQENNLKQFFKNMKQADFVMLNNTNVPLVIANDTLYLAGVENWGLPPFPSFGKLAQALEGTDGHPVILLSHDPSHWRHEVLNYPVDLMLAGHTHAMQLGISIGSFRWSPAVYVYPEYNGLYAANGQQLYVSRGVGYLGFAGRIGQRPEITLIELTNNCR, from the coding sequence ATGAAAACAGGATTAATCATACTGATAGTCGGTATCTGCTGCGTGTTGCTGAATGACTCGCTCCTATTCTTACAGATCAGACATTATTTCAAGCGGAAAATATACTCGTATCTATTTTGGCTGCATTCTCTGTTTTTTGTGGCATGTATCGTGTGGTATCACCTGTTCATCCCCACCCTTACAGGTCCGGAAGCCTATTTTTGGGTGGAAAAATGTATTTCTATTATTTTGTTGTTCTATACTCCCAAGACGTTGTATATCATTGTAAATGCTTTTTCCATCTTATTACGGAAGGTAAAATGTATTCCGGCTGCCAGAATCGTGAGCAGGCTGGCATTGGGTATCGCACTGGTCTGCTTTGTCGTTATATTGAACGGAATCACGTGGTATAGATACAGCTACAAAATCGAGCAGGAAACCGTGTGTATCAAAACCCTACCCGACTCATTCAATGGTTTTCGCATCGTGCAACTGACCGATTTACACTTGGGAAGTTACGGAAAACACTATCCCGGAATCACAAAACTCGTGGATGAAGTAAACCGATTAAACCCTGACTTGATCGTGTTTACCGGAGACATGGTAAACAGTTTTGCCTCGGAAATGGACCCTTGGATTGAAACCTTAAAGAAATTAAAAGCCAAATACGGCAAATATGCCACGACCGGAAACCATGATTACGGTACTTACGTGAAGTGGCCCACGAAAACAGACCAAGAGAACAACCTGAAACAGTTTTTTAAAAATATGAAACAAGCTGATTTCGTGATGTTGAATAACACGAATGTCCCGCTTGTTATCGCAAATGATACGCTTTACCTAGCCGGAGTTGAAAACTGGGGCCTTCCCCCCTTCCCTTCTTTTGGCAAATTAGCACAAGCACTGGAGGGAACGGACGGCCATCCCGTCATCCTCCTTTCCCATGATCCATCCCACTGGCGACACGAGGTATTAAACTATCCCGTGGATCTCATGCTGGCAGGTCACACGCACGCCATGCAACTGGGAATCAGCATCGGCAGTTTTCGGTGGAGTCCGGCAGTATACGTCTACCCGGAATATAATGGGCTGTATGCAGCAAACGGTCAACAATTATACGTTTCCCGAGGAGTAGGGTATCTGGGGTTCGCCGGACGTATCGGTCAAAGACCGGAAATCACACTGATAGAATTAACAAACAATTGCAGATAA